A region of Arabidopsis thaliana chromosome 5, partial sequence DNA encodes the following proteins:
- a CDS encoding Ribonuclease P protein subunit P38-like protein, whose translation MSIRDEKQCEMRNEMMLFGLLIRRIFDEESGKLLQRLEDANCEITELKKVRNDDAKANEKVVSIIASQKQNWLRERYGLRLQIEALMKELRNIEKRKRHSLLELQERLKEKEGLLESKDKAIEEEKRKCELLEERLVKAEKEVQDLRETQERDVQEHSSELWRQKKTFLELASSQRQLEAELSRANKQIEAKGHELEDLSLEINKMRKDLEQKDRILAVMMKKSKLDMTEKQMTLLKEAKKKQDEEEAKKWKMNPKSRKHERRSLRSMFAFEATSKPKTNSVGSITHIEHLDWNKDPDVVPYSIGDLSELGVDGNAKKRENLVFGEEELCIRVIGNKQEIEIGDFTEHMKLKDEKVETLCLHLMNSELESKRLRSCIEGLSQEMLQLRHDNTQLEGMVNRRGEESVSLKNQDFKTQPKSLVPHKNNMSCRRKNTKTEARGEQEREFDSRDVSQVNATEKGRESYSPDELRHLTLKAAQSDAEEGSENERLLPENECTKREKANSKESKSLISSTSNPPWRMDLHALGVSYKIKRLKQQLMMLERYIGKPESQETEKNSSDTGKRALLLLITLLNKQVTRYQSLQEKIDDLCKRMQHVNDPQKISGKNRANGEAKTSLEHFLDETFQLQRYIVATGQKLMEIQSKIASGFVEFLVDLITTESSSSSSSFDPERFAENIKSLFQEVQRGLEVRISRCIGDLEGTLAREGMIHLKRRADMELRV comes from the exons ATGTCCATAAGAGATGAGAAACAGTGTGAGATGAGAAACGAAATGATGCTATTTGGTTTACTGATTAGGAGAATCTTTGATGAGGAGAGTGGTAAGCTTCTTCAGAGGCTTGAGGATGCCAATTGTGAAATTACAGAGTTGAAGAAAGTGAGAAATGATGATGCAAAAGCTAACGAGAAGGTAGTTAGCATAATCGCGTCTCAGAAACAGAATTGGTTAAGGGAGAGGTATGGATTAAGGCTGCAGATTGAAGCTCTGATGAAGGAACTAAGGAAtatagagaagaggaagagacatAGCTTACTGGAATTGCAAGAAAGATTAAAGGAAAAGGAAGGTTTATTGGAATCTAAAGATAAGgcaatagaagaagagaagcgtAAATGCGAATTGTTAGAGGAAAGGCTAGTGAAAGCAGAAAAGGAAGTTCAAGATTTAAGGGAAACACAAGAGAGAGATGTGCAAGAACATTCTTCTGAGCTGTGGAGGCAAAAGAAGACATTCCTTGAGCTTGCTTCTAGCCAGAGACAACTTGAAGCTGAACTGAGTCGTGCAAATAAGCAAATTGAGGCTAAAGGACATGAACTTGAAGACTTGTCATTAGAAATCAATAAGATGCGGAAAGATTTGGAACAGAAAGATCGAATCTTGGCTGTGAtgatgaaaaagtcaaaactggACATGACGGAGAAGCAGATGACATTGCTTAAGGAGGCAAAGAAAAAgcaagatgaagaagaagcaaagaaatggaaaatgaATCCAAAGTCAAGAAAACACGAGAGACGGTCACTAAGAAGCATGTTTGCTTTTGAAGCCACAAGTAAGCCTAAAACCAACAGTGTAGGTTCCATTACTCACATTGAACATCTGGATTGGAATAAAGATCCTGATGTCGTCCCCTACTCTATTGGTGATCTCAGTGAACTAG GAGTCGATGGAAATGCAAAGAAGCGTGAGAATTTGGTTTTTGGGGAGGAAGAACTTTGTATTAGAGTGATAGGGAACAAGCAAGAGATAGAGATAGGGGATTTTACTGAGCATATGAAACTAAAAGATGAAAAGGTTGAAACTCTGTGTTTGCATCTGATGAACTCTGAGTTAGAATCAAAGCGGTTGCGATCTTGTATTGAAGGACTGAGCCAAGAAATGTTACAGTTGAGACATGACAACACACAGTTAGAAGGCATGGTAAATCGAAGAGGGGAGGAGTCGGTTTCCCTGAAGAATCAAGATTTCAAGACTCAGCCAAAAAGCTTGGTTCCCCACAAGAACAATATGAGTTGTAGaagaaagaacacaaaaacagaagCACGAGGAGAGCAAGAAAGAGAATTTGATTCAAGGGATGTTTCTCAGGTAAATGCTACCGAGAAAGGAAGGGAATCATACTCTCCTGATGAATTGAGACATTTGACTTTGAAAGCTGCTCAATCTGATGCTGAAGAAGGATCTGAAAACGAAAGACTCTTACCAGAGAATGAGTgtaccaaaagagaaaaagcgAATAGTAAGGAGAGTAAGAGCCTAATATCAAGCACAAGCAATCCACCTTGGAGAATGGATCTTCATGCTCTTGGAGTTTCATACAAGATCAAAAGGCTGAAACAACAACTGATGATGCTTGAAAGATATATTGGTAAACCGGAGAGCCAAGAGACTGAAAAAAACAGCAGTGATACCGGAAAAAGGGCTTTGTTATTGCTCATTACATTGCTCAACAAACAAGTTACTAGGTATCAATCACTACAAGAGAAGATTGATGATTTGTGCAAAAGAATG CAGCATGTGAATGATCCGCAGAAGATTAGcggaaaaaacagagcaaatggGGAAGCCAAAACATCACTAGAGCATTTCTTAGATGAGACATTTCAGCTGCAAAGATACATAGTGGCAACAGGACAAAAACTGATGGAAATCCAATCCAAGATCGCTTCTGGCTTTGTTGAGTTTCTAGTAGACCTAATCACAACTGAATCCTCCTCTTCTAGTAGCAGCTTTGATCCAGAACGTTTTgcagaaaacatcaaaagtcTGTTTCAGGAAGTGCAAAGAGGTCTTGAGGTTAGGATATCCCGATGCATAGGTGATCTTGAAGGGACATTAGCTCGTGAGGGAATGATACATTTGAAACGACGGGCCGACATGGAGCTACGAGTATGA